From one Sulfurimonas sp. genomic stretch:
- a CDS encoding glycosyltransferase family 2 protein produces MSIKNISCVIIVKNGASTIDATLASLKSFENVVLYDNGSTDETLEIAKKYPNVTIFQGEFLGFGSTKNLACSFAKNDWVLSLDADEVLSDEFIKNLTSVELNDKNIYTILRENYYKNTQVKHCWGDDIIVRLFNKTKTAFTQERVHEKVIEKGFNTVPIQGNVKHYPYATITDFIIKLDRYSSAFAADNAGKKSSSPSKAFFNGLFSFFKTYFIKRGFLDGYAGLVIAFSHMATNFYKYIKLYELNKEQK; encoded by the coding sequence TTGTCGATTAAAAACATTTCATGCGTAATTATCGTAAAAAACGGAGCCTCTACCATAGATGCAACCCTTGCCTCTCTAAAATCTTTTGAAAATGTTGTTTTATACGACAACGGCTCAACAGATGAAACTTTAGAGATTGCAAAAAAATACCCAAATGTTACTATCTTTCAAGGCGAGTTCTTGGGATTTGGCAGCACAAAAAATCTGGCTTGCAGTTTTGCAAAAAATGATTGGGTACTTTCACTGGATGCGGATGAAGTTTTATCGGATGAGTTTATAAAAAATCTAACCTCCGTAGAGCTAAACGATAAAAATATATACACTATCCTAAGAGAAAACTACTATAAAAATACACAAGTGAAGCACTGTTGGGGAGATGACATCATAGTCAGGCTCTTTAATAAAACAAAAACAGCATTTACACAAGAGAGAGTGCATGAAAAAGTGATTGAAAAAGGTTTTAACACAGTGCCGATACAAGGAAATGTAAAACACTATCCATACGCAACTATCACGGACTTTATCATAAAACTTGACCGCTACTCAAGCGCATTTGCTGCCGACAATGCAGGCAAAAAAAGCTCATCTCCAAGCAAAGCCTTTTTTAACGGTCTATTTTCATTTTTTAAAACCTACTTTATAAAAAGAGGTTTTTTAGACGGCTATGCTGGATTAGTG